A single genomic interval of Daucus carota subsp. sativus chromosome 1, DH1 v3.0, whole genome shotgun sequence harbors:
- the LOC135152099 gene encoding uncharacterized protein LOC135152099: protein MNEENSSGAGPSVQISPEMMLVLEEMRNMLKTIRGDQENTNTINTDRVEEQDRINNPEREGENKRRCTYKTFKDADPPIFKGDLDPHVANTWIKEMEKVIEISECLDEQKVKFATHSLRGEAVFWWDTVKQTEDCSTMTWMRFKELFFDKYFPACMKNEMEMKFLGLKQEGMSVSEYLSKFLELSRFAPHQVNTEARKCQRFQEGLKPQIRERVSLLELEQFDKLVGKARIAEREYEARTQFFNNKKRGRETELRDNSGYKKDDKKFQKTKKDSFPGNDRKTTIPECKKCGLKHGGDICYRADGLCYNCGERGHIATQCPRPKVISCYSCGKPGHVSRDCPQKRVKQEVETKENRTTTSRPFQQSTPRAVARTYAMTTQDAEISNDVVSGKNFGEGCSGKDKNVMN from the coding sequence ATGAATGAAGAAAATAGTAGTGGAGCTGGGCCTAGCGTTCAAATTAGTCCTGAAATGATGTTGGTTTTGGAGGAAATGAGGAATATGTTGAAGACTATTAGGGGAGATCAAGAAAATACGAATACAATAAACACTGATCGTGTGGAAGAACAAGATCGTATAAATAATCCGGAGCGAGAAGGTGAGAATAAACGAAGGTGTACTTACAAGACCTTTAAGGATGCTGATCCCCCGATATTTAAAGGAGATTTGGATCCACATGTTGCGAATACGTGGATTAAGGAAATGGAGAAAGTGATAGAAATTTCTGAATGCTTGGATGAACAAAAGGTGAAATTCGCAACACACTCTTTAAGGGGGGAAGCAGTATTTTGGTGGGACACTGTTAAACAGACGGAAGATTGTTCAACAATGACTTGGATGAGGTTTAAGGAGTTgttctttgataaatattttcctgcgtgtatgaaaaatgagatgGAGATGAAGTTTTTAGGATTGAAGCAAGAAGGAATGTCTGTGTCAGAATATTTGTCGAAGTTTTTGGAGCTTTCTAGGTTTGCCCCTCATCAGGTTAATACTGAAGCTAGGAAATGTCAGAGATTTCAGGAGGGACTGAAACCTCAAATTAGAGAAAGGGTCTCTTTGTTGGAACTAGAGCAATTTGATAAGTTGGTGGGAAAAGCTAGGATTGCCGAAAGGGAGTATGAAGCTCGCACCCAATTCTTCAACAATAAGAAAAGAGGAAGAGAAACAGAACTGCGTGATAATTCAGGATATAAGAAGGATGATAAGAAGTTTCAGAAGACAAAGAAAGATAGTTTCCCGGGAAATGATAGGAAGACCACCATACCGGAGTGTAAGAAGTGTGGACTAAAGCATGGTGGTGACATTTGTTACCGAGCTGATGGGTTGTGTTATAATTGTGGAGAAAGGGGGCATATAGCGACTCAATGCCCAAGGCCGAAAGTGATTTCTTGCTATAGTTGCGGAAAACCGGGACATGTATCAAGGGACTGCCCACAGAAAAGAGTCAAGCAAGAAGTTGAAACTAAAGAAAATAGAACTACCACATCAAGACCTTTTCAGCAATCAACACCTAGGGCAGTGGCAAGAACCTACGCAATGACGACTCAGGATGCTGAAATATCGAATGATGTGGTGTCAG